The Lepus europaeus isolate LE1 chromosome 5, mLepTim1.pri, whole genome shotgun sequence genome includes the window TATTATTCTCACAGCACTTGTGGACTTTCCTTGTACTGTAACTGTTTACATAtttatctacctctcaaatgatgCTATGAGTTCTAATGGCACACACTCTAATCTGGTATCGGGCTTAGCACAAGGTCTTACACACATTAAGTGCTCCTCACACATAACCCTAAAGTCCATTCACAAACTCATGCTACAACTATTATTGTTCTGCATGTAATCTTCCTTGATTATGATGGCTAACACCATTTCAATAAATAATGGATAACTATGGTTGAAATATAAATTACAGCCAGCCAAGACACTACTGAACAACAGTATTCATTGTTGGGTAATCACGTGTGTAACTGTAACAGTGACCTTGCTCCTCTCCGTCCCACCACACTTGCCCCCAGTGCcacccagcctacagtgccacaAACACATCAAGGTGTGCAGAGGCATCAGCCAGCGGGAGGTGATACAGAAGAGAAGTGAGGATGAAGGAATACGGTCTGAATGCTGAGGTTTAAGCAGAGCTTAGAGGTGGGAGCagatggaggcagagaaggaagcTGTGCGGGTAGAGCCAACAGGAAGACGCATGCAAGCATTTCGAAAAATTTCAAAGGGAGtcacaaataaaatcttataaatatCACCAATCAGTACACTGGCAAGGATACACTAGATGCTGTTGAGCACTTGCTAAagtaagttaaaattaaaaatgttaaagaaacaacttaacatttaaaatattaagtatgaactggtgcaggcatttgattTAGCAGTTAAGCTGCGGGTTACGATGACCACGTCTtaatacctgggttcagttcccacctcgggctcccaattccagcttcctgctaacgcagaccttaggaggcagttatgatggttcaagtaattggatccctgctacctgttgagttcccacctcccagcttcagcctggcccagtccaggctgttgtgggcattgggggctgaaatcagtggatgaaagagctctctgtctcattttgtttctaaattttttaatttaaattttaaaaaattaaattaagaattcCAGGATCAGGGTCGGTGCTtcggcatggtaggctaagcctctacctgaggcgccagcatctcatacaggcactggttcaagtcctagctgctccacttcccatccagctctctgctatggcctgggaaagcagcagaagatggcccaaatgcttgggcccctgcacccacgtgggagacaataGTATTCAttgtcctcctggctcctggcttcagatcagctcaggttccgctgctgtggccatttggagaatgaaccagcaaacctttctctgtctctccttccctctgcctctcaaataaataaagaaaatcttattaaaaaaagaattccaggaTCAGGATAAACAACATTAAAGTTGAAATGGAAGgtaaaacaacagagaaaaagaaatacattggaGAAGACATTCTAGAATCAATACTTCGGCTTGAAAGACCCGGAAAAAGCTGAGATGAGGCCATTGGACTGCCTACGTGGAAATGGTTTTTGATGGCACAAAGAGCTGGACATAATCAACCAACTGGTTCAACTGTTCTAATCAAGGtaaaataaaagagtaaaagaAATATGAGCAAAGGCTAACACTGTGGTGAGAAAGAATGGAAAGGCAGAATAATCCCTTTAGGAAAGAAAACCCAAACTCCCTTACACAAAATTACCAGTGAATATCCTACTGTATTAAAAAACCAAAGCAGCTAAAACACTTGGGAGTAGCAGGAGGGCCCGGCCAACAGAAGGCAGAGCCCATCCCCAGCACTGCTGTGAAAACGGCACCCTGTGTCAGCTGGAAGGGTGGCGACTGGAATGGAGAGTAGGTGAGGTTGCAGCGTATCGTATTTCTGGTAAACAAGAGCTGTGTTGCTCCAAGAGGCTCTGGTGTGCCTATGAGGGAGATTAGTATACAGAGAACACGATCTGGTCCCTGCTAAACCATCAGCCAAATGTGTGATGTAGAAACAGGGCAAAATTGAGGGAAATTCTGTATATATGCTGTTTCTCCAATGAACAGTCCAAAAGGCAATATCAAGAGGGGCCGCAGAGCAAATCCAGTCATTCAGATTCCCTAATTATACGTTAGGGTAGGAAGTTCAGAAACCAAGAGGTTGAAGGCCAGCTGGGCAGAATGTCAGCTTGATTCCATCAAGGGCAGGTGAGCACGAAACTCTTGCTGCTTCCGGAGATTCCCTAATCCCCCGCACAGTCAGCCGCCCAGGAACAGACAGGTGGATCAGCGCGGCAAAGCAGCCTGCGGGGACACTGAGGCTTCGTGCAGCCTGTGATGGAGCCAGCACTCTCAGTGGTCAAAGGGCACCGGGAAACTGCTTATCTACCAAACAGAAAAAGCTGATTCTTcagcttccttcttcttcttcttcttcttttttttttttttttttaatttattttcatctatttgaaaggcagtgaggcaaaaacagagatcttccagctgctggttcactccccaaatagacgcTATGGCCGGGACGCAtcggggccaggttgaagctaggagccaggagcttcatctggggctcccGTGTGgccacctctgctttcccaagcacattagcagggagctggatcggaagagaagcagtcgggacatgaatcagcactcatatgggatgctggcaccacaggcagaggcttaacctactacgccacagtgctggccccatcatctTACTTCTTAAACCCACTCCCAAATTCCAGGTAGGGCAATGATTTAAATGTTAAAAGTTAATCAcaggaggctggcgttgtggcacagcaggttgagcctctgcctccacttctgctccagctctttgctaatcgcctggaaagcagtagaagatggtccaagtgcttgggcccctgcacccacgtgggagacctggaagaagcttttggctactggctttggagcagctcagctctggccattgctgccatttggggagtgaaccagcggatagatgacctctttctctgtctccgtctctgtctctctctctctctctctctgtaactctgcctttcaaataaataaaaaaaatttttttaaagttaatcaCAAAAATACTAGAGATATGAGTGATTATTTAATAATCTGAGAACACgaaattctttataaaaaattatataaaccaATACCCATACTATACGGATTCTCTTTGACCATATaagaaaaacattctaaacagcAAAACACCAAAGAGAACGCTGAAGACCCATGGGGAAGACATCTACAGGATGACAAAGAGTTAATATAGAGAGGGTTTTCAAattgagaaggaaaggcaaagaccTCAAACAGACCTTTGGGAAGTAGGCAAAGGCTGCAAACAAGCAGCTCTACCAAGACACAGACATGGCCACGAAACCTAAGAGCAGCCACTCGGTCTCAACAGCAGTCAAGAAATCAATGCGAGGACACTTTCACTTTCCGGATTGGCAAAGATGAGAAAGACCTTGAAAAATGTGTCCAATGAGGGTGTGGGGGCAGAACACCTTCCTGCTTTGTGGGTGGGGCTATGGAAAGCTATTTGGTGACCGAATTAGAACGGAGAATGTCCATATcatttgacccagccattccacgcCTCAGAGTTTATCATAAAGGCAtaattatacagctttacaaaGAATGTCACACACCTAATGTTTACTGTGGCTAACAACTACTGAGCGTTCCTACTGGCCGTCTTCTGTGTTGGGAGTCCGACATTATCACTGACCTACATAGCAATCCCATGAGATACCACTATATAACCACATATTATGTGTGAAGAATTACACCATAAAACAATATACCAGGGTGGGTATTGCTCAGCTGCTGCTCAGGATGCCTGTATCGCATATCTGAGTCCCTGAGCACCTGGGATTAAGTCCCACATCTACTTCggattcaccttcctgctaatgcacctgtgaggctgcagacaatggcccaagggcttgggttcctgccacccacctgggagaccctgatggagctcctggctcctggctttgacctggcctagctctggctgttgaggccatttggggagtaaagcagtgaagggaagatctcttcctccgtctcttcctttctctcactctgtgtttcaaataaacaaataaatctttaagaaaaaccaaTACACCAGGTGCTACTAAAAATGTTTCAGGTATTTATTAACACTGAAATATATTCATAACAGTAAATATGAGGTTTCAGAATGGCAAGTAAAATCATGTATGAATATTTATGGTTAAAAATGTATCTGGAAGGATACTCTACTTTCCGGCGGTGACCAGCGACCCATGCGAACATGCCTCTCACAAAGGATCTCCTGCATCCCTCTCCCGAAGAGGAGAAGAGGAAAcacaagaagaagcacctggtgcaGAGCCCCAATTCCTACTTCATGGACGTGAAGTGCCCAGGATGCTATAAAATCACCACGGTTTTCAGCCATGCACAAACGGTAGTTTTGGGCATTGGCTGCTCCGCTGTCCTCTGCCAGCCCACAGGAGGAAAAGCAAGGCTTCCAGGAGGATGTTCCTTCAGGAGGAAGCAGCACTGCAAGCACCCTGAACCAAGATGAGTGGGAACCTTCCCAATAACACattttggataaaaaaaaaaaaaaaaaggatactctGTTACCAGCAACTGCCCCTAAGAGGTAGAACTTACATGGATGCCTTGTTCTTCATAATTTTTCTGGAGGGCATGAATTATTCCCACATCAACTCAAATTAGtaggaatcattttttaaaaaataaaactacataaGAAACCTAAttttagttaaaaattaaaaattttagttaaaaatatgaaaaagtaacTTTAAACAGTATGTATGAGGggcatacatatatgtatgtatggtgcagtgggttaaagccccagcctgtagtgccagcatcccatatgtgcactggttcaagtcctggctgctcctcttccaatccagctctctgcaatggcttgggaaagcagcagaagatggcccaagtccttgggcccctgcacccacatgggagacccagaagaagctcctggctcctggcttcggatcaactcaactctggccattgtagccatttggggagtgaaccaatggatgggagagctttctctctctctttcaaataaataaaataaatattttttaaaaagaatgtatgaAATAGTGGTATAAAAAGTATACATAGACCATGCCAGTTTATTCTTACTTATATCACATAGGCTAACTGACGTCCTTTACAGCTACAGGACTGGTGTGACAGCCCGGGCTACGCCAAGCCACAGGGACAGCCATGGTCCTGATTTAAGGCAGGCTTCCTAACACCACATCCCAGCGCCTCAATCCACCAAATTACTTGTTCAGGGTCTCATTCAGAGCCTTCTGTTGATCACTCATTGGTGATTTTCCAGAGCTCCGGAGGGTTCCAACAGCCATCCACCGCTCCAGTAGGGGAGCTCTGACCAACAGGGAGTCCCTGGCTGCCGTCTGCAGTCACCATTAGACTGTCAAACAAGCTCTGAGACCTGCTGTGACAAAGCTGGGGGCCTCCCCGGGGAGGCGGTACTCGGCTCACGCACCACGCCCACGCGGGGACCAACAGTGTCCGTGCCTGTCGGCGGCGGGCGGTAACCCCTGGTTCCGGCCggccagaagcccagagaggcCAGGAAGCACAGCACTCTTCACAGAAAGAACTCTTCACATCTAATTAACTGGAAGCCTAATTAAATTCCTGTTATCATCAGCTTGGGGAGCTTCAAGTTGGCCCCGAGGGCCGCGTGGCTTGGATGAACGCTCCCGCCTGTCTTGAGAAGGGAAAATGCTGGCCGCACCAACTCTGCCACAACCGGGTGCTCGGCGGCCGCAGTCTAAAAGCCACCTGCACGTGGCCTGGCTGTCTTGCCGTGGGGCGCAGCCTCTCTGCCAAGCAAAGCAAGGGGTGAATTCAGAGCTGgtccctcacacacacattctctcctGCCCCCAATACAGCCCTGCCTGGGCGCCCACTGCAGATCGGatggg containing:
- the LOC133760503 gene encoding small ribosomal subunit protein eS27-like, giving the protein MPLTKDLLHPSPEEEKRKHKKKHLVQSPNSYFMDVKCPGCYKITTVFSHAQTVVLGIGCSAVLCQPTGGKARLPGGCSFRRKQHCKHPEPR